From one Acidibrevibacterium fodinaquatile genomic stretch:
- a CDS encoding replicative DNA helicase, whose translation MNKIDPSLPAGGVALRLPPANLEAEQALLGALLANNKAYERVSEFLAPEHFADPIHGRIYQAIARRIEAGQLADAVTLKAEFEHSGILAEVGGTAYLAQLLGAMVGIINAGDYGRTIHDAWIRRQLVDLGEVVVNRAFGDEDAIDGRAQIEAAEQALFDLATRGSAEGGFVTFDRALTEAIAGAERAFQRSGHVSGLSTGLRDLDQRLGGLHPSDLLILAGRPGMGKTALATKIAFGAAQALRAEALGAAPKAAVAIFSLEMSAEQLASRILAENARISADRIRRGDIAQRDFDRFVEVSRTLSGLPLEIDDTPAITLSALRTRCRRLKRTRGLALVVVDYLQLMRPAAGTRPENRVLEISQITQGLKAIAKELAVPVIALSQLSRAVESREDKRPQLSDLRESGTIEQDADAVMFIYRDEYYLQQRAPKQLAFESEEKYQDALAKWQRDMDRVYNKAELFIAKQRHGPTGKIDLFFEAEFTRFADLDPDHHGDDIH comes from the coding sequence ATGAACAAGATCGATCCCTCGTTGCCGGCTGGCGGCGTCGCGCTCCGCCTGCCGCCGGCCAATCTCGAGGCCGAGCAGGCCCTGCTCGGTGCGCTGCTCGCCAATAACAAGGCCTATGAACGGGTTTCCGAATTTCTCGCGCCCGAGCATTTCGCCGATCCGATCCATGGCCGCATCTATCAGGCGATCGCGCGCCGCATCGAGGCCGGGCAGCTCGCCGACGCGGTGACGCTGAAAGCCGAGTTCGAGCATTCCGGCATCCTCGCCGAGGTCGGCGGGACCGCCTATCTTGCGCAGTTGCTTGGCGCCATGGTCGGCATCATCAACGCCGGCGATTACGGCCGCACTATTCACGACGCCTGGATCCGCCGCCAACTCGTCGATCTCGGCGAGGTCGTGGTCAACCGCGCCTTCGGCGATGAAGACGCGATCGACGGCCGGGCGCAGATCGAAGCCGCCGAGCAGGCTCTGTTCGACCTCGCGACGCGCGGCTCGGCGGAAGGCGGCTTCGTTACCTTCGACCGCGCGCTCACCGAGGCAATCGCCGGCGCCGAGCGGGCGTTTCAGCGGAGCGGCCATGTCTCCGGCCTTTCGACCGGGTTGCGTGATCTCGACCAGCGTCTCGGCGGCTTGCATCCCTCCGATCTCCTGATCCTCGCCGGTCGGCCAGGGATGGGCAAAACGGCGCTCGCGACCAAGATCGCCTTCGGCGCGGCGCAGGCCCTGCGCGCCGAGGCGCTGGGCGCGGCCCCCAAGGCAGCGGTTGCGATCTTCTCACTGGAAATGAGCGCCGAGCAGCTTGCCTCCCGCATCCTCGCCGAAAATGCCCGCATCAGCGCCGACCGCATTCGCCGCGGCGACATCGCCCAGCGCGATTTCGATCGCTTCGTCGAAGTCAGCCGCACTTTGAGCGGCCTGCCACTCGAGATCGACGATACCCCGGCGATCACGCTTTCGGCGCTGCGCACCCGCTGCCGCCGGCTCAAACGCACCCGTGGCCTCGCCTTGGTGGTGGTCGATTACCTGCAATTGATGCGCCCCGCCGCCGGCACACGACCGGAAAACCGGGTGCTTGAGATCAGCCAAATCACCCAAGGGCTGAAAGCGATCGCGAAGGAGCTGGCGGTGCCGGTGATCGCCCTCTCGCAGCTCTCGCGCGCCGTCGAAAGCCGCGAGGACAAGCGCCCGCAGCTCTCGGACTTGCGCGAATCCGGCACTATCGAGCAAGATGCCGACGCGGTGATGTTCATCTATCGTGATGAATATTACCTTCAACAACGCGCGCCGAAGCAGCTCGCTTTCGAGTCGGAGGAAAAATATCAGGACGCGCTCGCCAAGTGGCAGCGTGATATGGATCGTGTTTATAACAAAGCCGAATTGTTCATCGCCAAGCAACGCCATGGCCCGACGGGCAAGATCGATCTCTTTTTCGAGGCCGAATTCACCCGCTTTGCCGATCTCGATCCGGATCATCATGGTGATGATATTCACTAA
- the nusB gene encoding transcription antitermination factor NusB produces the protein MTAHPRPRTASRVAAVQALFQAEQREQSLEAVMQEFIRHRLGDPPGAGGFAEGRVPEAEVTLFARILRAAASEAALDSDIAEALPPEWPLLRLDAVLRALLRAAVAEILMPDGPPARVVINEYLDIAHGFFSGDEPGLINGVLNRIAHRRRAGEFSEPR, from the coding sequence ATGACCGCGCACCCCCGCCCACGCACCGCCTCACGAGTCGCGGCGGTGCAGGCTTTGTTCCAAGCCGAGCAGCGCGAGCAGAGCCTCGAGGCGGTGATGCAGGAATTCATCCGCCACCGCCTCGGCGACCCGCCGGGGGCGGGCGGCTTCGCCGAGGGGAGGGTGCCGGAGGCCGAGGTTACGCTATTTGCGCGCATCCTCCGCGCCGCCGCGAGCGAGGCGGCGCTCGATAGCGACATCGCCGAGGCTTTGCCGCCGGAATGGCCGCTCCTGCGCCTCGATGCGGTGTTGCGGGCGCTTTTGCGCGCCGCCGTCGCGGAGATCCTGATGCCGGACGGGCCGCCGGCGCGGGTCGTGATCAATGAATATCTCGATATCGCGCACGGATTCTTCTCTGGCGATGAGCCCGGCCTGATCAACGGCGTTCTCAACCGCATCGCCCATCGGCGCCGGGCGGGGGAATTTTCCGAGCCGCGCTGA
- the alr gene encoding alanine racemase, with translation MEIDQAAIIANWRDLSARHAGGAVAAVVKADAYGLGAALVAPALFAAGCRHFFTAHLGEALALRPLIPGAMLAVLGGLGPAPGADVIEAFVHHDLVPVLGTFAEITTFAAAAGRLGRRLPAILHIDTGMARLGLDDAELDRLAQAPEPLQNLDLRFVMTHLVAAETAEDPLNAAQRQRFAQACARLPPVKRSLANSSGIFLGPAFASDLARAGAALYGINPTPHAANPMRLACRLLARVLQVRDVPAGAPVGYNATWRAARPSRIATLGIGYADGWPFRLAGRGSAFFDGAPVPLVGRVSMDLTTYDITDHPGIGPGSWLELIGQAMPPERIAALLDTSPYEILTGLGARIARVVLPAAAL, from the coding sequence TTGGAGATCGATCAGGCGGCGATCATCGCCAATTGGCGCGATCTCTCGGCCCGCCATGCCGGCGGCGCGGTCGCTGCGGTGGTCAAGGCCGATGCCTATGGGTTGGGGGCGGCTCTGGTCGCGCCGGCCTTGTTCGCGGCCGGATGCCGGCATTTCTTCACCGCCCATCTCGGGGAAGCGCTGGCGCTCAGGCCGTTGATCCCGGGGGCGATGCTCGCGGTTCTGGGGGGGCTCGGCCCGGCTCCTGGCGCCGATGTCATCGAGGCGTTCGTGCATCACGATCTCGTGCCGGTGCTCGGAACATTCGCCGAAATCACCACCTTCGCGGCGGCGGCCGGCCGTCTCGGGCGGCGCTTGCCGGCGATCCTTCACATCGATACCGGGATGGCGCGGCTCGGGCTCGATGACGCGGAACTCGATCGCCTCGCGCAGGCGCCCGAACCGCTGCAAAATCTCGATCTCCGTTTTGTGATGACCCATCTCGTCGCCGCCGAGACCGCGGAGGATCCGCTGAACGCAGCGCAGCGCCAGCGTTTTGCGCAAGCCTGCGCGCGCTTGCCGCCGGTCAAGCGCAGCCTCGCCAATTCTTCCGGCATTTTCCTCGGCCCCGCCTTCGCCTCCGACCTCGCCCGCGCCGGGGCGGCGCTTTACGGCATCAACCCGACCCCGCACGCCGCCAATCCGATGCGCCTCGCATGCCGTCTCCTGGCGCGCGTCTTGCAGGTGCGCGATGTGCCGGCGGGGGCCCCGGTCGGCTATAACGCGACTTGGCGCGCGGCACGGCCGAGCCGGATCGCAACCCTCGGCATCGGCTATGCCGATGGCTGGCCGTTCCGTCTCGCCGGCCGGGGGAGCGCGTTTTTTGACGGCGCCCCGGTTCCGCTGGTAGGGCGTGTCTCCATGGACCTCACCACCTACGACATCACCGACCATCCCGGCATCGGTCCGGGAAGCTGGTTGGAGCTAATCGGCCAGGCGATGCCGCCCGAGCGCATCGCGGCGCTGCTCGATACCTCGCCCTACGAAATCCTGACCGGGCTCGGCGCGCGCATCGCCCGCGTCGTGCTTCCCGCCGCAGCGCTCTAG